One Methanofollis fontis DNA window includes the following coding sequences:
- a CDS encoding nucleotidyltransferase family protein translates to MTAHLQTDDLRRLQERSAWIREHFGVQRIGIFGSVARGENTPTSDIDILVEFSRGKATFRNFMALI, encoded by the coding sequence CCAGACCGACGATCTCAGGCGATTGCAGGAGCGATCGGCCTGGATCAGGGAGCACTTCGGCGTGCAGCGGATCGGGATCTTTGGCTCGGTTGCCAGGGGGGAGAATACCCCGACGAGCGATATCGACATCCTCGTCGAATTTTCGAGGGGAAAGGCAACGTTCCGGAACTTCATGGCCCTGATCG